The segment AAAGGTGACGGCGGCCTGCCCGTTGGCGGCTAAGTTGTCCATCGCTTCCGGCCATTGCCAGGCGGACACGATGACCTCGACGATTTCCTCGTTGATCGCGCGAGCACCGACCGCGCGAGCGATCGAGGGGCGGTTGGCCTGGTCTCGCGTGCCCACGATGATCATCACGGGGCTCGCGATAAAGTCCAGGATCTCGTCTGATAGCCGCATATTGGCCCGGATTGTCTTCGCTTCGCAAACGGTTAGGAACAACTTAGGAAGTACGACAAGCCGCTTAGCAACTTTTTAGCGACGTTATTTTGTGTGGCAGATTATAACGTTGGGACCATCGACAAAAGGGTAGTCCCACCATGCAACATCCGAAAAGCAGGCAGGTTGCCATCATCGGCGCCGGCCCGGGCGGCTTGGTCTCGGCTCGCTGGCTGCTGCAGCACGGCTTCGAGCCGATCCTGTTCGAGGCCGGCGACCGGCTCGGCGGTCAATGGAACTTGTGCAGCGCGGCCAGCGCGACCTGGTCCGGGATGCGCACAAACACCAGCCGAGTCACGTCGGCCTTCTCCGACCTGGACCATGGCACAGATGTCGCGACGTATCCGCGCCAGGATCAAATGCTTGCCTATCTGGAGCGCTATGCAGCCCGCTTCGATTTGCTGCGCTGCATCCGCTTCGGCACGCGTGTCGAGCGCCTCGAGGCCGCGGAGGGCGGCTGCTGGCGGCTACGCTCGCGCAGTGCAAGCAGAATGCACGAAGAGAGCTTCAGCCAGGTAATCGTGGCCACGGGCGCGCAAGCCGTGCCGCTACTGCCCGACATTCCTGGCATGGCGAACTTTACCGGCGCGCTCGGTATCGCACATACCGCGCGTTACAAGGGTGCTGAGCCTTACCGAGGCCGTTCTGTGCTGGTGGCCGGCTGTTCGATCAGCGCCCTGGAAATCGCCTCTGATCTCGCTTTTGGCGGAGCAAACGTCACAGCAGCCTACCGCCGCCAGCGTTATATTGTCCCTAAGCTAATTGCAGGCGTGCCGGCCGAACATATGCTGTTCCACCGCGCGGCAGCGCTGGCGGGCGAGGCGCTTCCGGCCGAGGCGCTAGCGGATAGCCTGAAGGCGGCCGTGCTTCGGGCCGGCGGCGCGCCCGACCAGTTTGGGGCGCCAGTGCCCGATGCCAATGTGTTCGCGGCGGGCATCTCCCAGTCACAGGGATTCCTGCCGGCGGTGGCCGAAGGCCGCGTTACCGTGCGCCCCTGGATCGACCGCATCGACGGGGGCACCGTGCGCTTTACCGACGGCACTGTCGCAACGCCCGATGCGATTCTCTTCGGAACCGGCTATGGCCTGTCGGTGCCGTGGTTGGCGCCAGACATTGCACGCACGCTGAACTACGACGGCAGGGGGCTAGACCTGCACGCTCATACCTTTCACCCGAACCTCCGGGGACTGGCCTTCGTCGGCCTCTACAACCTGGTCGGCCCCTATCTGCCGGTGCTCGAACTGCAGGCCCGTTGGATTGCCTACACGCTGGCCGGCCTGGCACCCATGCCGTCGCCGACACAGATGGCGCAAGGGCTGGCGGCGTGCCGGGCGATGCGGCAGCGCGGGCAGCAGCCAGTGCTACATGATCTTGCGGTTTCGCTGGCGCGCCAGATCGGCGCGGAGCCCGATCTGGCGCGCTGGCCCGAGCTCGAACGCGCGCTGTTGTTCGGCCCCCTGTCGCCGGTCTCGTTCCGCCTGCAAGGCCCAGACCGCCTGAACGACGCGCCGACCCGGACGCTGGCAGCGGCTCAGGCATTCGGGGCAATACGCGGCCCGGAGTTTACGCCCGAGGAGCTGCGGTTGCGCAGCTTGATCGGCAGCCGGGAAGCCGCCGTCGCCTGAACCGCGCCTCGCGTCGCCAGCCAGTCCAGTCACCCACGCGCGCTGTACGTCCGGGCCGCGAGGGGCCCGACGCGGCGAACGCCACCTGGTTCGTCGTGGCGCTCCGGGGAAGGCGGCCTCGACTTCGAGGAAGAAAGCCTTCGATCACACCGGTGTTCAGCAGTTCGGGCAGCTGCGCCGCGGATCAGCCGTGCATGGCCGACAGGAACTGCTGCAATTCCGCCGTCCGTGGGTCGCCGAACAGCTGCTCAGGGGTGCCGGTCTCGTGCACCCTGCCGTGGTGCATGAAGACGATGCGGTCGCTGACCTTGCGCGCAAAGTTCATCTCGTGCGTGACCATGATCAGCGTCATGCCGTCGGCGGCGAGCGACTCGACCACACTCAGCACCTCTCCCACCAGCTCCGGGTCCAGTGCCGAAGTGATTTCGTCGCACAGCAGCACGGCCGGGTCCATCGCCAGCGCGCGGGCGATCGCCACGCGCTGCTGCTGTCCGCCACTGAGCTGGTCGGGGTAGCTGTCGAACTTCTCGCCGAGGCCGACGCGCTGCAGCAGTGCCTGCGCGCGCCGGCGCGCATCCGCCTTCGGCACGTCCTTGACCAGCGTGGGCGCGAGCATCACGTTCTGGCCTGCGGTCAGGTGTGGGAACAGGTTGAAATTCTGGAAGATCATGCCGACGCTCTGTCGCAGTTCGCGCATCGTCTTCGCGTCGCCGTGACGCAGCACCTGGCCGTCGATCGACAGCTTGCCTTGCTGGAAAGTCTCGAGCCCGTTCAGGCAGCGCAGCAGCGTGCTCTTTCCAGAACCGCTGCGGCCAATGATGCAGACGACCTCACGCCGGCCGATCTGCAAGTCGATGCCCTTCAGGACTTCGTTGTCGCCATACTGCTTATGCAGGCCCTCGACATCGACGAGAGCAAATGGCTGGGTGGTGGCGTGTGATGTGGACATGGATATGCAGCTTGGAGAGCCTTGCTAAGGCTTGGTAGGCGTGGGTGGGGGGCTCGGTGCGAGCCCCCGTCGCGGTTCTATCTGCGGATTCAGACATGCGCCTGCCAGCCGCGTTCGAGCCTGCGGCTCCAGAGCGACAGCGGGAAGCACAGTGCGAAATACAGCAATGCGACGCAGCTATAGACCAAGAAGGGCTGGAAGGTCGCGTTCGAGATCATCTGCCCGGCCTTGGTCACTTCGACGAAGCCGATCACCGAAGCCAGCGCAGTGCCTTTGACGACCTGCACCATAAAGCCCACCGTCGGCGCCACCGCGATGCGGGCCGCCTGCGGCAGGATCACGTAGCGCAATTGCTCGCGCAGGTTCAGCGCAAGGCTGGCCGATGCTTCCCATTGGCCGCGCGGAATCGCATCGACGCAGCCGCGCCAGATCTCGGTCAGGTAGGCGCTGGCATAGAGCGTGAGACACAATGCGGCGGCGAACAGCGCCGAGGTTTCGACGCCGATCAGCGCCAGCCCGAAATAGGCCAGGAAGAGCTGCATCAGCAACGGCGTGCCCTGGAACAGCTGCACGTACAACGCAATGCCGCGCCCCGTCCCCGGCACCCGGGAAATGCGCGCCACCAGCAGCAGCAGTCCGACGCCGCCGCCGCCGACGAAAGCAATCAGCGACAGTCCGACGGTCCAGCGCAACGCCAGCAGCAGGTTGCGGAAGATGTCCCACAGTGAAAACTCGATCATGGCCGTCTCCTGTCAGCGTCCGAACAAAAAGCGCGGCCCGATCCAGTTCAGGGCCTGGCGCACCGCAACGGCCAGCGCCAGGTACGCGACGGCAACGGCGATATAAGCTTCAAAGTTCCGGAAGGTGCGGCTGGCGATAAGGTTTGCCGCATAGGACATTTCCTCCGCGGAGATCTGGCTGCAGACCGACGAGCCCAGCATCACGATGATGATCTGGCCGACCAGTGCTGGCCAGACACGCTTGAGCGAAGGCGGCAGCACCACGCGCGTGAAGATCTGCCAGCGATCGAGCGCCAGGCTCTGCGCGGCTTCGATCTGCCCGCGCGGCGTGGATTCGAGGCCGGCGCGGATGATCTCGCAGGCGTAGGCGCCCAGGTTGAGCGTCATCGACAACACGCAGGCCACCTCGGGCGTCAGCCGCACGCCAATCGTCGGCAGGCCGAAGAAGACGAAGAACAGCTGAATGATGTAAGGGGTGTTGCGGATCGCCTCGACATAGCCGCCGACCATGGCGCGCACCCACGCCGGCGCGTGCAGGCGCGACCAGGCGCACCCAATGCCGAGCACGGTGCCGGCGACTGCCGAGAATGCCGTCAGCAGAACGGTCAGGAAGAGGCCCTGCAGCAGCATCGGCCATTGCGAGAGCACTGGCCCGAAATCAAAGGAAATCATACGCAACAGCCACACAGAAGCGAAGGTGGAACCCGCGACGGCGCGCGCCGCCGCGGTCTTGGCAGGGCCTTATTCGGGCAGCTCGCCGGTGCCGCGGCCGAGCCAGCGCTGCGCATAGTTACCCAGCGTGCCGTCGGCCTTGGCTTGGCGCAGGATCTCGTTGACCTTGGCCAGCAGTGCGGTTTCGCCCTTGCGCACGCCGATAAAGTTAGGCGAGTCCTTCAGCAGCAGCTTGTATTCGGCGTCCACCTTCGGATACTTCTGGATCGCCATGGCGGCGACCGCAGCCCCGGTGGCAACCAGCTGGGTCTGCTGCGTCACGAAGGCGGCCACCGTCGAGTTGTCATCCTCGAAGCGCTGGATCTTCAGCGTGGGCGGCGCGACCTGCTGCAGCACGTCGTCCTGAATGGTGCCGCGCGTCACAGCGATGGTCTTGCCCCCAAGGTCGGCAAAACTCTTGATGCTCAGGCTCTTCGGCCCGAACACCGCCTGGTAGAACGGCGCATAGGCGATCGTGAAGTCGATCACCTTGGCACGCTCGGCGTTCTTGCCCAGCGCCGACACGATCAGGTCGATCTTCTTCGTTTGCAGATAGGGAATGCGGTTAGGCGTGCTGACCGGCACAAGGTCGGCCTTGACCCCCATCTTGTCGGCAATCATCTGCGCCACGGCCACATCGAGACCCTGCGGCTTCAGGTCGGGGCCCATGAAGCCATACGGCGCAAAGTCGACCGGGATGCCGATTGCAATCGACTTCTTCGCCATCACCGCGGTCAGGGAATCGTCGGCCTGCGCAGGCGCCATGGCGACCAGGGCGGCAGTGACGAGGACGGTGGCAATGGCGGTGAACTGTCTGCGTTTCATAAAACACCCTTTCTTCAGTCGGTCGAGGAGAACGAAGGGCCAATTCGCAAGATGCATGCCACGACTCCTTGAAGCGTCGCCCGGAACCAGGAAGAGATAACACTCTCTTTAGATTCGACGGATTACGCGAGATCAGGCAAGCCATGGTGGCAGTTGGCATCGTCTTTGCTGGGGAAAGATCGAAACGTGGAACAGTAGTTTCACATGCTACAAATAGAGAAACTCTGGTTCCATAACTGTGCGAGACGGCGCCAAACCGGTGCAGCCGGAACGAGACCCAGGTATCGCAATCGATCGCTCCGACATGAACACTTACGACGCGCTCGAAGCGCAGATCATCCAGTGCTACGGTGAGTTTTCCGGAACCGACAAGAAGCTCGCCGACGTACTGCTCAGCCGCAAATCCGAGTTGCTCGGATACTCCGCTACCGAGCTCGCCGACCTGGCGAGCGTGTCCAAGGCGAGCGCCGCCCGCTTCTTCCGGCGGCTCGGCTATGCCGACTTCGGCGCGTTCCGGCAGGCGTTGCGCGACCAGCGCGCCAGCCAGTCTCCGCTGGCAAAGATGGGTCGCGCTGCCACCCCGCGTGGCGCTCGCACTGGTGTGGCTTTACCCGCGCTCGCCGGACTGCAGGCACATGTTCAGCTCGACGCGCACCGCCTGGCCGCCCTGCCGGAGCAGCTCAGCGAACGGGTACTCGATACCACCCTGCGCGAACTGGCCGATGCGCGCCGGGTCTGGGTGGTCGGCTATCGCAACAGCTTCATGCTGGCCTTCTATGCCAATGCCTTGCTGTCGCAGGTACGGCCGGAGGTCTACCTGCTCAACGAGCAGGCCGGCAAGGATGCCGAACTGATCGCGGAAATCGACAGCAAGGACGTGCTGCTCGCGGTCGATTTCCGGCGCCGCGCGCGCCGGCTCGCACCGATCGTCACGCTGGCCACCGAGGCGGGGGCGAAGATCATCCTGCTCAGCGATGCCCCGGTCTCCGCGCTGACCACGCACGCCACCGCCGTGCTGCGCTGCTCGCACCATGGCGACCAGGTGTTCGACTCCTATGTAGCCGCGACCAGCCTCGTCAATTACCTCGCCACCGCGATGGCGCGGCGCGCCCGCAAGCGCGCGCGTGCGCGGATGGCGCGGGTCGAACGCGCGCATGACCTGCTCGACGATCTCGACCTGCAGGCGTGAGCGCCCCGCATCCCGAATACAGCGCGAGTCGGCTCGCGCAACCCCCTCTCCTGTCAACACCGGAAGTCCCATGTCCACGTTACCGCAGCTCAAGCTCGATCTTTTCGTCAACCCTGCGCGCACCCGCAGCGAAGACTATGGCAGCACGCGCGAGGCCATTCTCGGTGCGCCGGCGCTGGCCACCGCGCAACGCGCCATCACCGCCTGGGAGGGCTACCGGCCAACACCACTGCATGCGCTGCCGGCGCTGGCCGCCGCGCTGGGCGTCGGCAAGATCCACTACAAGGACGAAGGCACGCGTTTCGGTCTCGGCAGCTTCAAGGCACTGGGCGGCGCCTATGCGGTGGGCCGCCTGCTGGCGCGCGAGATCGGCAAGCGGATCGGCCGCGCGTTGACCCCTGCCGCCCTCACTTCGCCCGAACTGCGCGCGCTGTGCGCCGATTACACGGTGACCTGCGCCACCGATGGCAACCACGGGCGTTCGGTCGCATGGGGCGCCCGGCGGTTCGGCTGCGCCTGCGTGATCTACATCCACGCCGCCGTCAGCGAAGGACGCAAGGCGGCGATCGAGCAGGTCGGCGCGACCGTGGTACGGACTACGGGCAACTACGACCAGGCGGTCCAGCAGGCCGACCGCGACGCTCGCGAACGCGGCTGGCACGTGATTTCCGACACTTCGTATCCCGGATACATGGACGTCCCGCGAGATGTCATGCAGGGCTACCAGGTCATGGTGGCCGAGGCCGTCGACGCGCTGCCCGAGTGGCCAACGCACGTCTTCATCCAGGCCGGCGTGGGCGGTTTCGCCGCCGCCGTCTGCGCCTACTTCTGGGAACGCAACGCAGCGCAGCGCCCGGTATTCGTGGTGGTCGAGCCGGACGCGGCCGACTGCCTGTACCGCAGCGCGCGCGCCGGCCACGTGACGGCGGTGACCGGCACGCTCAATACGCTGATGGCGGGCCTCGCCTGCGGAGAAGTGTCACTGCTGGCGTGGGAAGTGCTGGCCCACGGCGCGGATGCCTTCTGCACCATCGATGACGGAGCGGCGGTGGCGACGATGCGCTTGCTGGCGAATCCCGCTGATGGCGATCCCGCCATCGTCGCCGGCGAATCCGCGGTAGCGGGCCTGGCAGCCGCCATTGCGGGCATGCAAGATCCGCAAGCGCGTGCAGCGCTGGGCCTCGGCGCGCGCAGCCGCCTGCTGTTCGTTGGCAGCGAGGCCGATACCGATGCCGGGTTGTACGCGCGGCTGGTCGGGCGCAGTGCCGACGCCGTGCGCGCGGGAGCGCAGGCATGACAACGAACCTTAGCGCGGACAGCGGCCGCACGGCGCTCGACACCGAGTTCCCGGGCATCGACGGCGCGCGGTTGCTGCGCCGGCTCGACGAACTGAATACGCATGGCGCCATCAACGGCGGCGGCGTCTGCCGCTTGGCGCTGACTGACGCCGACCGCGCGGGGCGCGACTGGACCGTCGCGCAAATGCGCGCGCTCGGCATGGAGGTTACCATCGATGCCATCGGCAACGGCGTCGCGATTCATGCCGGCCATGAAGACCTGCCGCCGGTGATGGTCGGCTCGCACATCGATACGGTACGCACTGGCGGCAGGTACGACGGCAACTATGGCGTGATGGCCGGACTGGAAGTGGTCGCTGCGCTGCGCGATGCCGGCGTGCGGCTGCGCCGCCCGCTGGCGATCGCCTTCTTTACCAACGAGGAAGGCGCCCGCTTCCAGCCGGACATGATGGGCTCGCTGGTTTTCGTGGGCGGCATGCCGCTCGACGAAGCGCTCGCGGCAGGCGGCATCGACGGCAGCACGGTCGGCGCGGAACTGGAGCGAATCGGCTATCGCGGCGATGCGCCGGTCGGCCGGCCCGAGGTCGACAGCTTTGTCGAGCTGCATATCGAACAGGGCCCGGTGCTGGAGCGCATGGGCGTGC is part of the Cupriavidus oxalaticus genome and harbors:
- a CDS encoding transporter substrate-binding domain-containing protein; protein product: MKRRQFTAIATVLVTAALVAMAPAQADDSLTAVMAKKSIAIGIPVDFAPYGFMGPDLKPQGLDVAVAQMIADKMGVKADLVPVSTPNRIPYLQTKKIDLIVSALGKNAERAKVIDFTIAYAPFYQAVFGPKSLSIKSFADLGGKTIAVTRGTIQDDVLQQVAPPTLKIQRFEDDNSTVAAFVTQQTQLVATGAAVAAMAIQKYPKVDAEYKLLLKDSPNFIGVRKGETALLAKVNEILRQAKADGTLGNYAQRWLGRGTGELPE
- a CDS encoding amino acid ABC transporter permease, whose protein sequence is MIEFSLWDIFRNLLLALRWTVGLSLIAFVGGGGVGLLLLVARISRVPGTGRGIALYVQLFQGTPLLMQLFLAYFGLALIGVETSALFAAALCLTLYASAYLTEIWRGCVDAIPRGQWEASASLALNLREQLRYVILPQAARIAVAPTVGFMVQVVKGTALASVIGFVEVTKAGQMISNATFQPFLVYSCVALLYFALCFPLSLWSRRLERGWQAHV
- a CDS encoding Zn-dependent hydrolase, producing MTTNLSADSGRTALDTEFPGIDGARLLRRLDELNTHGAINGGGVCRLALTDADRAGRDWTVAQMRALGMEVTIDAIGNGVAIHAGHEDLPPVMVGSHIDTVRTGGRYDGNYGVMAGLEVVAALRDAGVRLRRPLAIAFFTNEEGARFQPDMMGSLVFVGGMPLDEALAAGGIDGSTVGAELERIGYRGDAPVGRPEVDSFVELHIEQGPVLERMGVQIGVVEGVQGISWTEFVLEGVSNHAGTTPMALRHDAGYCAARIATFVHDLALRYGGRQIGTVGAIRFEPNLVNVIPNRATFTVDLRNTDVTALAQAEAEVLAFAHQTCATEGVALRRRSLARFEPVAFDPLVTDLVQRHSDALGLSTTRMPSGAGHDAQMLARVCPAGMIFVPSVGGLSHNVREFTEAADLVRGAQLLMRVVVSLANRP
- a CDS encoding flavin-containing monooxygenase; protein product: MQHPKSRQVAIIGAGPGGLVSARWLLQHGFEPILFEAGDRLGGQWNLCSAASATWSGMRTNTSRVTSAFSDLDHGTDVATYPRQDQMLAYLERYAARFDLLRCIRFGTRVERLEAAEGGCWRLRSRSASRMHEESFSQVIVATGAQAVPLLPDIPGMANFTGALGIAHTARYKGAEPYRGRSVLVAGCSISALEIASDLAFGGANVTAAYRRQRYIVPKLIAGVPAEHMLFHRAAALAGEALPAEALADSLKAAVLRAGGAPDQFGAPVPDANVFAAGISQSQGFLPAVAEGRVTVRPWIDRIDGGTVRFTDGTVATPDAILFGTGYGLSVPWLAPDIARTLNYDGRGLDLHAHTFHPNLRGLAFVGLYNLVGPYLPVLELQARWIAYTLAGLAPMPSPTQMAQGLAACRAMRQRGQQPVLHDLAVSLARQIGAEPDLARWPELERALLFGPLSPVSFRLQGPDRLNDAPTRTLAAAQAFGAIRGPEFTPEELRLRSLIGSREAAVA
- a CDS encoding MurR/RpiR family transcriptional regulator, with the translated sequence MNTYDALEAQIIQCYGEFSGTDKKLADVLLSRKSELLGYSATELADLASVSKASAARFFRRLGYADFGAFRQALRDQRASQSPLAKMGRAATPRGARTGVALPALAGLQAHVQLDAHRLAALPEQLSERVLDTTLRELADARRVWVVGYRNSFMLAFYANALLSQVRPEVYLLNEQAGKDAELIAEIDSKDVLLAVDFRRRARRLAPIVTLATEAGAKIILLSDAPVSALTTHATAVLRCSHHGDQVFDSYVAATSLVNYLATAMARRARKRARARMARVERAHDLLDDLDLQA
- a CDS encoding diaminopropionate ammonia-lyase, which gives rise to MSTLPQLKLDLFVNPARTRSEDYGSTREAILGAPALATAQRAITAWEGYRPTPLHALPALAAALGVGKIHYKDEGTRFGLGSFKALGGAYAVGRLLAREIGKRIGRALTPAALTSPELRALCADYTVTCATDGNHGRSVAWGARRFGCACVIYIHAAVSEGRKAAIEQVGATVVRTTGNYDQAVQQADRDARERGWHVISDTSYPGYMDVPRDVMQGYQVMVAEAVDALPEWPTHVFIQAGVGGFAAAVCAYFWERNAAQRPVFVVVEPDAADCLYRSARAGHVTAVTGTLNTLMAGLACGEVSLLAWEVLAHGADAFCTIDDGAAVATMRLLANPADGDPAIVAGESAVAGLAAAIAGMQDPQARAALGLGARSRLLFVGSEADTDAGLYARLVGRSADAVRAGAQA
- a CDS encoding amino acid ABC transporter permease, coding for MISFDFGPVLSQWPMLLQGLFLTVLLTAFSAVAGTVLGIGCAWSRLHAPAWVRAMVGGYVEAIRNTPYIIQLFFVFFGLPTIGVRLTPEVACVLSMTLNLGAYACEIIRAGLESTPRGQIEAAQSLALDRWQIFTRVVLPPSLKRVWPALVGQIIIVMLGSSVCSQISAEEMSYAANLIASRTFRNFEAYIAVAVAYLALAVAVRQALNWIGPRFLFGR
- a CDS encoding amino acid ABC transporter ATP-binding protein, whose product is MSTSHATTQPFALVDVEGLHKQYGDNEVLKGIDLQIGRREVVCIIGRSGSGKSTLLRCLNGLETFQQGKLSIDGQVLRHGDAKTMRELRQSVGMIFQNFNLFPHLTAGQNVMLAPTLVKDVPKADARRRAQALLQRVGLGEKFDSYPDQLSGGQQQRVAIARALAMDPAVLLCDEITSALDPELVGEVLSVVESLAADGMTLIMVTHEMNFARKVSDRIVFMHHGRVHETGTPEQLFGDPRTAELQQFLSAMHG